A genomic segment from Bacteroidales bacterium encodes:
- a CDS encoding T9SS type A sorting domain-containing protein: protein MKKFLLFTLAIGIAVSVSAQVKKHVAHYNGPTAKYSPVMKLDLSTNQTPITKSFQKKNNAAKTTNSITDVTMGTSGNAFGFYGGGRTYLWADDNIGSVAFSHRASTNPGSGYIQYDLSTDKGTTWSVNQGPAYSPDNVTHFGARYPQGLIYNPLNNTDPKNAYFSYMAPTLDNTNSNWGGMCYGVKKLDGTTAATQTSLMSSENNIWHVIPNAYHVTQQGTIWAIEPSDSLDATGYGHYKGMIVTKGVWNSTTNDFDITRTILNIPFSGDATDATIVYCADNRIAFAPDGQVGYMAFIGHDDFTWMPDSCYYPILYKTVDGGANWTGPIRVDLSNLPELKQALSPDSNYLLSPGFQLDLAVDRDGNPYMGMAVCVAGDAWSVPTAPGYICQAAVYSTDGGTNWDARFLDYNQRFRGTFAAGTANQITEDSRPQVATDMEGTAMFFTWLDTDTVNYTGTTDNYYPDIHMRGFKVTDHEVFPALTESSNVTTGTLADGCAYMGSASYYAFDNGNNEFEVPLCYMKMDPTNTITEVTFHYLKGAIVNVSGAGINDINNNIASVSQNYPNPFSNTSVVTVNLSERANLTMSICNLVGQKVYETTKGTVNAGTYNFNIDGSNLSSGVYYYTIKAGDYSVTHKMIVE from the coding sequence ATGAAAAAATTCTTACTGTTTACGCTTGCAATTGGAATTGCAGTTTCGGTAAGTGCACAAGTAAAAAAACATGTTGCACACTATAACGGACCTACTGCAAAATATAGCCCCGTTATGAAATTAGATTTATCAACCAATCAAACACCTATTACTAAAAGTTTCCAAAAAAAGAATAATGCTGCTAAAACTACTAACAGCATTACTGACGTTACTATGGGAACTTCAGGTAATGCTTTTGGTTTTTATGGTGGGGGCAGAACTTACCTTTGGGCTGATGACAATATTGGTTCTGTAGCATTTTCACACAGAGCAAGCACTAATCCCGGAAGCGGTTATATCCAGTATGATCTTTCAACCGATAAAGGGACTACCTGGAGTGTAAACCAAGGTCCGGCTTATAGTCCTGATAATGTTACACATTTTGGTGCCAGATATCCCCAGGGATTAATTTATAACCCATTAAACAACACTGATCCAAAAAATGCTTATTTTTCATACATGGCGCCAACACTTGATAATACCAACAGCAACTGGGGTGGTATGTGCTATGGTGTAAAAAAACTTGATGGCACCACTGCTGCAACACAAACCAGCCTTATGTCATCTGAAAATAATATCTGGCATGTTATTCCTAATGCTTACCATGTAACACAACAAGGTACAATCTGGGCAATTGAGCCATCAGATTCTCTTGATGCTACTGGTTATGGCCATTACAAAGGTATGATTGTAACAAAAGGTGTATGGAACAGCACTACAAATGATTTTGATATTACACGTACTATATTAAATATTCCTTTTTCTGGAGATGCTACTGATGCTACAATAGTTTATTGTGCAGATAACAGAATAGCTTTCGCTCCTGATGGACAAGTTGGTTATATGGCATTTATCGGTCATGATGATTTTACATGGATGCCTGACTCATGCTACTATCCTATACTCTATAAAACTGTAGATGGTGGTGCAAACTGGACTGGTCCTATCCGTGTTGATTTAAGCAATCTTCCTGAATTAAAACAAGCTTTATCACCAGACAGCAACTATTTATTATCACCAGGATTCCAATTAGATTTAGCTGTTGACCGTGATGGTAACCCTTATATGGGTATGGCTGTTTGCGTTGCTGGTGATGCCTGGTCAGTTCCTACTGCTCCTGGTTATATTTGTCAGGCTGCTGTATATTCTACAGATGGCGGAACTAACTGGGATGCTAGATTCTTAGATTATAATCAAAGATTTCGTGGTACGTTCGCTGCAGGAACTGCTAATCAAATCACAGAAGATTCAAGACCACAAGTGGCAACTGATATGGAAGGAACTGCAATGTTCTTTACATGGCTTGATACGGATACTGTAAATTACACTGGCACTACCGATAACTATTATCCTGATATTCATATGAGAGGCTTTAAAGTTACTGATCATGAAGTATTTCCGGCACTTACAGAATCTTCAAATGTTACTACAGGTACTTTAGCTGATGGTTGTGCATATATGGGCTCTGCTTCATATTATGCTTTTGACAATGGCAATAACGAATTCGAAGTTCCGTTATGTTATATGAAAATGGATCCAACTAACACAATAACTGAAGTTACGTTCCATTATTTAAAAGGAGCTATTGTAAATGTATCTGGCGCAGGTATTAATGACATTAACAACAACATTGCATCAGTATCTCAAAACTATCCTAACCCATTCAGCAATACTTCTGTTGTTACAGTTAATCTTTCAGAAAGAGCTAACCTTACAATGAGTATTTGCAACCTGGTTGGACAAAAAGTTTATGAAACAACTAAAGGTACTGTAAATGCAGGAACTTATAACTTCAATATTGATGGTAGCAATTTATCATCAGGAGTTTATTATTATACTATTAAAGCTGGTGATTATTCAGTTACTCATAAAATGATTGTAGAATAA
- a CDS encoding cell division protein ZapA, producing MSNLTVTVTIAERPYRLKIKAEEEEAVRKAVKLINEKIKTYADTYAYKDKQDLLAMVTLQFATYVVNYEESSKINDDHVINKLCELDKILTDCLNIA from the coding sequence ATGTCAAATCTTACAGTTACAGTAACAATTGCAGAAAGGCCATACAGGCTTAAAATAAAAGCTGAAGAAGAGGAAGCTGTAAGAAAGGCAGTAAAGTTAATTAACGAAAAAATTAAAACATATGCCGACACATACGCATATAAGGATAAACAAGACTTACTGGCTATGGTTACCCTTCAATTTGCAACGTATGTTGTTAACTATGAAGAGAGTTCAAAAATTAACGATGACCATGTCATAAATAAACTTTGTGAACTCGATAAAATTCTTACAGACTGTTTAAATATAGCATAA
- the rny gene encoding ribonuclease Y yields MELNENILVIAITAVVSLIVGFLITNFIIRKSIVRKSQHIIKEAQAEAEVIKKDKILQAKEKFLQLKAEHEKLINEKNNVIIATENRLKQKEQSLNQKIEEVQRKQKELAAIKDNLSNQLEIVSKRQLDLEKAHKQQIEQLEAISGLSAAEAKAQIVESLRSEAKTEALTYIKDSMEEAKMTANMEAKKIVIETIQRTATEHAVENSVSVFNIENDEMKGRIIGREGRNIRALEAATGIEIIVDDTPDAILLSGFDPVRREIARLSLHKLVTDGRIHPARIEEVVAKTKKQIEQEIVEIGKRTTIDLGIQNMHHELIRMIGKMKYRSSYGQNLLQHSKEVANLCATMAAELGLNTKIAKRAGLLHDIGKVPDTEPDLPHAVLGMKLAEKFKEKNEVCNAIGAHHDEVEMDSLISPIVQVCDAISGARPGARREVVEAYIKRLQDLEQLALSYPGVVKTYAIQAGRELRVIVGAEKVTDQEANDLSYDLSKKIQTEMTYPGQIKITVIRETRAVSYAK; encoded by the coding sequence ATGGAATTGAATGAAAATATCTTAGTTATTGCCATTACTGCAGTAGTTTCATTAATTGTGGGATTTTTAATTACCAATTTTATTATCAGGAAATCGATAGTACGAAAAAGTCAACACATAATTAAAGAAGCACAGGCAGAAGCAGAAGTTATTAAGAAAGATAAAATACTTCAGGCAAAAGAAAAATTTCTGCAATTAAAAGCAGAACATGAAAAGCTCATTAACGAGAAAAACAATGTTATTATAGCTACTGAAAACAGGCTTAAACAGAAAGAGCAATCGTTAAATCAAAAAATTGAAGAAGTCCAACGTAAACAGAAAGAATTAGCTGCTATAAAAGATAATCTTTCTAACCAACTTGAAATCGTAAGCAAACGCCAGCTCGACCTCGAGAAAGCTCATAAGCAACAGATCGAACAACTAGAAGCTATTTCCGGTCTTTCTGCAGCTGAAGCAAAAGCTCAGATTGTTGAATCGCTGCGTTCGGAAGCTAAAACAGAAGCTCTGACTTATATCAAAGATTCAATGGAAGAAGCCAAGATGACTGCCAATATGGAAGCAAAGAAAATAGTCATCGAAACGATACAGCGTACAGCTACAGAACATGCTGTTGAAAATTCTGTTTCTGTTTTCAACATTGAAAACGATGAAATGAAAGGTCGAATAATAGGTCGTGAAGGTCGTAATATACGTGCCCTTGAAGCAGCTACAGGTATTGAAATTATTGTTGATGATACTCCTGATGCCATTCTACTTTCTGGATTCGACCCTGTTAGAAGAGAGATTGCAAGGCTTTCATTACATAAACTTGTTACTGACGGTCGCATCCACCCTGCCCGAATTGAAGAAGTTGTTGCTAAAACAAAAAAACAAATCGAACAGGAAATTGTTGAAATTGGTAAGCGTACCACAATAGACCTTGGTATCCAGAATATGCATCATGAGCTGATAAGAATGATTGGTAAAATGAAATACCGTTCATCTTATGGTCAAAATCTTTTACAACACAGCAAAGAAGTTGCAAATCTATGTGCAACAATGGCTGCGGAGCTTGGCTTAAATACCAAAATTGCAAAACGTGCAGGATTACTCCATGATATCGGTAAAGTTCCAGATACTGAACCCGATTTACCACATGCAGTTCTGGGAATGAAACTGGCTGAAAAATTTAAAGAAAAAAACGAAGTATGTAATGCTATTGGTGCTCACCATGACGAAGTAGAAATGGATAGCCTTATTTCTCCAATCGTACAGGTTTGCGATGCTATTTCAGGAGCAAGACCTGGCGCTAGGCGCGAAGTTGTTGAAGCATACATTAAACGTTTACAGGATTTGGAACAACTGGCTTTATCATACCCGGGAGTTGTAAAAACATATGCTATTCAGGCAGGACGTGAACTCAGGGTAATTGTAGGCGCTGAAAAAGTAACAGACCAAGAAGCAAACGACTTGTCGTACGACTTGTCGAAAAAAATACAGACCGAAATGACTTATCCTGGTCAGATAAAAATAACAGTAATCCGCGAAACACGAGCTGTGAGCTACGCCAAGTAG
- a CDS encoding ATP-binding cassette domain-containing protein — MRIILNNIGKKFKNEWIFRHLDFEFLFSQNCAIIGANGSGKSTLLNILSSRLTPDEGSITYELNGQALRIEDVFQHICICSSYIEFIEEYSLLENIRFHFSFKKPLDNFSESDIVKIIGIKNSENKIYHDFSSGMKQRVKLALAILSDVSFVLLDEPCTNLDAEGILWYQQMIEKYSGNKIIIVGSNEQKHEYSFCKSKLNLADYKN, encoded by the coding sequence ATGAGGATAATCCTCAATAACATTGGAAAAAAATTTAAGAACGAATGGATATTTCGTCATCTTGATTTTGAATTTTTATTTTCTCAAAATTGCGCAATAATTGGTGCAAATGGTTCAGGGAAATCAACCTTATTAAATATTTTATCTTCCCGTTTGACTCCTGATGAAGGAAGTATTACTTATGAATTAAACGGACAAGCCCTTCGAATAGAAGATGTATTTCAACATATTTGCATATGCTCGTCATATATTGAATTCATTGAAGAATATTCATTATTGGAAAATATTCGATTCCATTTCTCTTTCAAAAAACCGCTGGATAATTTTTCAGAATCAGATATTGTTAAAATAATTGGAATAAAAAATTCGGAAAATAAGATCTATCATGATTTTTCATCTGGTATGAAGCAACGGGTAAAACTTGCTTTGGCTATCCTTTCGGATGTTTCATTTGTATTACTTGATGAGCCTTGTACCAACCTTGATGCTGAAGGGATATTATGGTATCAGCAAATGATAGAAAAGTATTCAGGGAATAAAATAATAATTGTAGGTTCCAACGAGCAAAAGCATGAATATTCTTTTTGTAAAAGCAAACTAAATTTAGCTGATTATAAGAATTAA
- the lpxA gene encoding acyl-ACP--UDP-N-acetylglucosamine O-acyltransferase: MNQPLAYVHPQAKIANNVVIEPFVTISKNVEIGEGTWIGSNVTIMEGARIGKNCKIFPGAVISAIPQDLKYGGEETLVKIGDNVTIREFVTINRGTKASFETVINDNALIMACAHIAHDCVVGKHCIIANAALLAGHINVDDYAIVGGQAAVHQFCNIGAHVMISGGSLVRKDVPPFTKAAREPLSFVGINSIGLRRRGFSPEKIKEIQDIYRVIYLRGFNVTQALAIIEAEMPATSERDEIISFITNSSRGIMKGYSRLNFER; this comes from the coding sequence ATGAATCAACCGCTAGCATACGTTCATCCTCAAGCTAAAATTGCCAACAATGTAGTTATTGAACCTTTTGTTACTATCAGTAAAAATGTTGAAATTGGCGAAGGTACCTGGATAGGATCAAATGTTACAATTATGGAAGGTGCTCGTATTGGTAAAAATTGTAAAATTTTCCCCGGTGCTGTAATATCTGCAATTCCCCAGGATCTGAAATATGGCGGAGAAGAAACATTAGTTAAAATTGGCGATAATGTTACTATTCGTGAATTTGTTACTATTAACAGGGGAACCAAAGCTAGCTTTGAAACAGTAATCAATGACAATGCATTGATAATGGCTTGTGCACATATTGCGCATGATTGTGTTGTTGGAAAACATTGTATAATTGCTAATGCCGCATTATTGGCAGGTCATATCAATGTCGATGATTATGCTATTGTTGGCGGACAAGCTGCTGTTCATCAGTTTTGTAATATTGGCGCACATGTTATGATTTCGGGAGGTTCTCTTGTTAGAAAAGATGTGCCTCCATTCACTAAAGCTGCTCGTGAACCCCTTTCATTTGTCGGGATAAATTCTATCGGGCTTCGAAGAAGAGGTTTTTCCCCTGAAAAAATTAAAGAGATACAGGATATTTACAGGGTAATTTACCTGAGAGGTTTTAATGTTACTCAAGCGCTTGCAATAATTGAGGCTGAAATGCCTGCCACATCTGAACGCGATGAAATCATTTCATTTATTACCAATTCCAGTCGTGGAATTATGAAAGGTTATTCAAGACTTAACTTTGAAAGATAA
- a CDS encoding bifunctional UDP-3-O-[3-hydroxymyristoyl] N-acetylglucosamine deacetylase/3-hydroxyacyl-ACP dehydratase, which yields MVKKQKTIKNPITVSGVGLHSGEEVNITFLPAPVNHGYKFRRIDLEGKPIIDADTFNVVDTSRGTTIEQNGVRVQTVEHTLAALSGLEIDNILIELDKPEPPILDGSSKIYVDALIKAGIVEQDAERKYFKISENILYRDPVKKVEIIAIPSDEFKVSVMIDFETNVLGTQNASITDMSCFTDEIASSRTFVFLHELESLVNNNQIKGGDLNNAMVFVNRVISDEELTRLASLFKRKKVEVLKEGILNNIELRYSNEPARHKLLDVIGDLALVGMPLKAHIIANRPGHHSNVEFAKIIRQLIRQTRNKKEAFQYDVNAKPIYDINQIRKILPHRYPFLLIDKILDISDSHVIGLKNVTANEEFFTGHFPSEPVMPGVLQIEAMAQTGGVFFLHQKPDPENYNTLFLKIDDAKFKHKVCPGDTLIFDLRLISPLRRGICQMKGIAYVGNKIVMEAELTALISKNKES from the coding sequence ATGGTAAAAAAACAGAAAACAATAAAAAACCCTATTACCGTATCCGGTGTGGGATTACATTCAGGAGAGGAAGTGAACATTACATTTTTACCTGCTCCAGTAAATCATGGGTATAAATTTCGTAGAATCGACCTCGAAGGAAAACCAATTATTGATGCCGATACATTTAATGTTGTAGATACATCAAGAGGAACAACAATTGAACAAAATGGAGTTCGTGTTCAAACGGTTGAACATACTCTTGCCGCATTATCAGGGCTGGAAATTGATAATATTTTAATAGAGCTTGATAAACCCGAACCGCCAATTCTTGATGGCAGTTCAAAAATATATGTTGATGCTTTGATTAAAGCAGGAATTGTTGAGCAGGATGCCGAAAGAAAATATTTTAAAATATCAGAAAATATATTATACCGCGACCCTGTAAAGAAAGTTGAAATTATTGCAATTCCTTCCGATGAATTCAAAGTATCGGTAATGATAGATTTTGAAACCAATGTTCTTGGAACACAAAATGCATCAATAACTGATATGAGTTGTTTTACTGATGAGATAGCATCATCACGTACTTTTGTTTTTCTTCATGAACTGGAATCACTTGTAAACAATAATCAAATTAAAGGTGGCGATTTGAATAATGCTATGGTTTTTGTTAACAGGGTCATTTCTGATGAAGAACTTACACGGCTTGCATCATTATTCAAAAGAAAAAAAGTTGAAGTTCTGAAAGAAGGAATCCTGAATAATATTGAACTTCGTTATAGTAATGAGCCTGCACGTCATAAACTTTTGGATGTAATAGGCGATCTTGCATTAGTGGGAATGCCTTTAAAGGCGCATATTATAGCTAATCGGCCAGGGCATCATTCCAATGTTGAATTTGCAAAAATAATCCGACAGTTAATTCGTCAAACAAGAAATAAAAAAGAGGCTTTTCAGTATGATGTAAATGCAAAGCCTATTTATGATATTAATCAAATTAGAAAAATATTACCTCACCGTTATCCATTTTTATTAATAGATAAAATCCTTGATATTTCAGATTCGCATGTTATCGGATTAAAAAATGTTACAGCAAACGAAGAATTTTTTACAGGTCATTTTCCATCTGAGCCTGTAATGCCTGGAGTTTTGCAAATAGAAGCCATGGCACAAACAGGAGGCGTATTTTTTCTTCATCAAAAACCCGATCCTGAAAATTATAATACGCTCTTTTTAAAAATTGATGATGCAAAATTTAAGCATAAAGTATGTCCGGGCGATACTCTTATTTTCGATTTGAGGCTTATCTCACCACTAAGAAGAGGCATATGCCAGATGAAAGGAATTGCTTATGTCGGAAATAAAATAGTTATGGAAGCTGAATTAACAGCATTAATTTCAAAAAATAAAGAATCATGA